Proteins from one Lacrimispora sphenoides genomic window:
- a CDS encoding SPL family radical SAM protein, translating to MEFIPAKTIVTRTKGSQWFGIDYNMNIYKGCCHGCIYCDSRSDCYRIDNFDSVRVKEDALRIIRDDLRRKVKTGIVGTGAMSDPYNPFEQELELTRHALELIDAYGFGAAVATKNALLKRDIDILKGIMEHSPVLCKVTVTTTDDNLAKKIEPHASSPSERLALVEALRKNGIFTGILLMPVLPFLEDNEENILSIVKAAHEAGASFIYPAFGVTLRNNQREWYFDRLKELFPQQDLVSEYIRRYGNSYQCTSPGARKLWQVFSRECERYGILYRMKDIIHGYKKNYEITQLSLFD from the coding sequence ATGGAGTTTATTCCTGCAAAGACCATAGTGACAAGAACAAAAGGCTCCCAGTGGTTTGGTATTGACTATAATATGAATATCTACAAAGGATGCTGCCATGGCTGCATTTATTGTGACAGCCGCTCAGACTGTTACCGGATTGATAATTTTGATTCGGTGCGGGTCAAGGAAGATGCCCTTAGGATCATCCGGGATGATTTAAGGCGTAAGGTAAAAACCGGCATTGTTGGGACAGGAGCCATGAGCGATCCCTACAATCCTTTTGAACAGGAGCTTGAATTAACACGGCATGCCCTTGAGCTTATTGATGCATACGGCTTTGGGGCGGCAGTGGCTACGAAAAATGCCCTTCTTAAGCGGGATATAGATATTCTAAAAGGAATCATGGAGCATTCCCCTGTCCTGTGTAAGGTGACGGTTACCACAACAGATGACAATCTGGCGAAAAAAATCGAACCACATGCATCCAGCCCCTCGGAGCGTCTGGCTTTGGTTGAGGCATTAAGGAAGAACGGAATATTTACGGGAATCTTATTGATGCCGGTTCTTCCGTTTCTGGAGGATAACGAGGAAAATATCCTTTCGATCGTAAAAGCTGCCCATGAAGCCGGAGCCAGCTTCATTTATCCTGCTTTTGGCGTGACTTTGCGCAATAATCAAAGAGAATGGTATTTTGACCGCCTAAAAGAACTGTTCCCCCAACAGGATTTGGTGTCGGAATATATCAGGCGGTATGGCAACAGTTACCAATGTACAAGCCCGGGAGCCAGAAAGCTATGGCAGGTATTTTCCCGGGAGTGTGAGCGGTATGGGATATTATACCGGATG
- a CDS encoding CZB domain-containing protein, with protein MEKEIRCPYILFKIAGSLYCINSKYISTIVQLPDYSTIPAAPANVTGMFKYRNEVIQMLDLRITFGLKSISDECRDFEDMIDARKQDHVNWVKELERFINEGGSFHLATDPHQCALGKWYDSFKTDNLTITNHLRKIEEPHEKLHLAADEADRCKKDCENCQREECLLKILKRVKEESMPTIINLLDQTKELFRSTIYKEMVLILDGIRWGIVVDEIVSVEELDTIAGRDQDLMVSHCSYINQVMESPKSEGLIFELNTKSLSAKLKELEAAY; from the coding sequence ATGGAAAAAGAGATCAGATGTCCGTATATTTTATTTAAAATTGCCGGTTCCCTCTATTGCATCAACAGTAAATACATATCAACCATTGTACAGCTGCCAGACTACAGCACAATACCGGCCGCTCCGGCCAATGTGACCGGAATGTTCAAATACCGGAACGAAGTCATACAAATGCTTGACTTACGGATTACTTTTGGACTAAAATCCATTTCCGATGAGTGCAGGGATTTTGAAGATATGATTGATGCCAGAAAACAGGACCACGTTAATTGGGTAAAGGAACTGGAGCGTTTTATTAATGAAGGCGGCTCCTTCCACCTGGCAACAGATCCCCATCAGTGCGCTTTGGGAAAGTGGTATGACAGTTTTAAAACTGACAACCTTACCATCACCAATCATCTGCGCAAAATAGAGGAGCCTCATGAAAAGCTTCATCTGGCTGCCGATGAAGCAGACCGCTGCAAAAAGGACTGCGAAAACTGCCAGAGAGAGGAATGCCTCCTTAAAATTTTAAAACGGGTAAAGGAAGAATCCATGCCGACCATAATCAACCTTTTGGACCAGACAAAGGAATTATTCCGTTCAACGATTTACAAAGAGATGGTTCTTATACTGGATGGCATCAGATGGGGAATCGTGGTTGACGAGATCGTTTCCGTTGAAGAGCTTGATACGATTGCAGGCAGGGATCAGGATCTCATGGTAAGCCATTGTTCCTATATCAATCAGGTAATGGAAAGTCCTAAAAGCGAAGGTCTTATCTTCGAGCTGAACACAAAGTCCTTATCAGCCAAATTAAAAGAACTGGAAGCTGCTTATTAA
- a CDS encoding FtsW/RodA/SpoVE family cell cycle protein, with protein sequence MINLIIDISRYLMILLIALYTYLNFRFFSFSDEIRKRKICRRQNFAMFLIHLLGYLVIWLETEDEKMLVFYVAQVIFFFSYLFLYRLIYRNVSRLLVNNMCMLLTIGFIMLTRLSFDRAMKQFVIVAAAALVTFAIPFVIDRVWQLSKIPWIYGIGGILLLGIVCLAGTSSYGAQLSLEFGGYSFQPTEFVKIIYVFFIATMFYRSTSMKTVLIVTSVAALHVLILVASKDLGSALIFFVTYVFMLFVATGKWWYLLAGAGGGTLASMLAYQLFGHVRTRVSAWLNPWSDIAGKGYQITQSLFAIGTGGWFGMGLYRGMPRRIPVVEKDFIFSAISEELGGIFALCVLLICLGCFLQFMMIASRMQAVFYKLIAFGLGTIYIIQVFLTVGGVTKFIPSTGVTLPLVSYGGSSILSTFIIFGIIQGLYILKRNEEEEEKYEG encoded by the coding sequence ATGATTAATTTGATTATTGACATCTCCAGATATCTGATGATACTGTTGATTGCATTATACACATATTTGAATTTTCGTTTTTTTTCCTTTTCGGATGAAATCAGGAAAAGGAAGATTTGCAGACGCCAGAATTTTGCTATGTTTCTCATTCATCTGCTTGGCTATTTGGTCATCTGGCTGGAGACAGAGGATGAAAAGATGCTGGTTTTTTACGTGGCCCAGGTAATTTTCTTTTTCAGTTACCTTTTCCTGTACCGGCTGATTTATCGCAATGTATCCAGGCTGCTGGTCAATAATATGTGCATGCTCCTTACCATAGGCTTTATTATGCTGACCAGGCTTTCTTTCGACCGGGCCATGAAGCAGTTTGTCATCGTTGCTGCCGCGGCTCTGGTGACATTTGCCATCCCCTTTGTCATTGACAGAGTATGGCAGCTAAGTAAGATTCCATGGATCTATGGAATAGGAGGAATTCTTCTCCTGGGAATTGTATGCCTTGCCGGAACCAGCAGTTACGGTGCCCAGCTTTCCCTGGAGTTCGGAGGTTATTCCTTCCAGCCCACGGAATTTGTAAAGATCATTTATGTCTTTTTTATAGCCACGATGTTTTACCGGTCCACCAGCATGAAGACGGTTCTTATTGTCACCTCGGTGGCGGCCCTACATGTGCTCATTCTGGTGGCGTCCAAAGATCTTGGAAGCGCCCTCATTTTCTTTGTAACTTATGTTTTCATGCTCTTTGTAGCAACGGGAAAATGGTGGTATCTTCTGGCCGGAGCAGGAGGAGGAACTTTGGCTTCTATGCTGGCCTATCAGCTGTTTGGGCATGTAAGGACCAGAGTATCGGCATGGTTAAACCCCTGGTCGGATATTGCAGGAAAGGGGTACCAGATTACCCAGTCTTTGTTTGCCATTGGCACCGGGGGCTGGTTTGGTATGGGTCTGTACCGTGGGATGCCAAGAAGGATCCCGGTGGTAGAAAAGGATTTTATATTTTCAGCGATTTCGGAGGAGCTGGGGGGCATCTTTGCCCTGTGCGTCCTTCTCATCTGTCTGGGATGCTTTTTGCAGTTCATGATGATTGCCAGCCGGATGCAGGCGGTATTCTATAAGCTGATTGCATTTGGCCTTGGAACAATTTATATCATTCAGGTATTTTTAACTGTGGGAGGAGTAACGAAATTTATCCCTTCCACAGGAGTAACGCTTCCTTTGGTCAGTTATGGAGGAAGTTCCATCCTAAGCACCTTTATCATCTTTGGAATCATCCAGGGACTTTATATACTCAAACGCAATGAAGAGGAAGAAGAAAAATATGAAGGCTAA
- a CDS encoding peptidoglycan D,D-transpeptidase FtsI family protein, whose translation MKANPNPKANHHILILTYGVVLLFVGLAAYFGYFLLVKSDSVINNSYNARLDSFADRVVRGEIYSNDGRILARTEVDGEGKETRVYPYDSLFAHAVGYSTNGKTGLEALANFYLLTSHVNLVEQVANELSGKKNQGDSVVSTLDVDLQKTAYDALGKRKGAVVVMEPDTGKILAMVSKPDYNPNTLAEDWSHLVAEENTSAQLLNRATQGLYPPGSTFKIITALEYIKENPSNYNDYTFDCKGIYKNGDYTIRCYHETVHGHQNLEQAFANSCNGAFSNLGLQLDLNGLKNTADQLLFNTDLALPIASSKSSYTMGGGADTWQILQTAIGQGQTQITPIHNAMIVAAIANGGTLMKPYFIDRVENVGGDVIKKFMPQSYTSLMTAVEASELTEFMRDVVTEGTGSALRTDAYTVAGKTGSAEFEKGKETHAWFVGFAPAEHPRVVITVIAEEAGSGGQAAAPIARALFDVYFSKQ comes from the coding sequence ATGAAGGCTAACCCGAATCCAAAAGCAAATCACCATATCCTGATACTTACCTATGGGGTCGTACTACTTTTTGTAGGGCTTGCGGCTTATTTTGGTTACTTTTTGCTTGTGAAAAGCGACAGTGTGATCAATAATTCTTATAATGCCAGACTTGACAGCTTTGCCGACCGGGTGGTACGTGGAGAAATCTACAGCAATGACGGCAGAATCCTTGCCAGGACTGAGGTGGACGGAGAGGGAAAGGAAACTAGAGTTTATCCCTATGATTCACTGTTTGCCCATGCGGTGGGATATTCCACCAATGGAAAGACCGGTCTGGAAGCCCTGGCTAATTTCTATCTCCTGACAAGCCATGTAAATCTTGTAGAGCAGGTGGCAAATGAGCTGTCCGGCAAGAAGAATCAGGGGGACAGTGTTGTCTCTACTCTTGACGTGGATCTTCAGAAGACGGCTTATGATGCCTTAGGTAAGCGAAAAGGGGCGGTGGTAGTGATGGAGCCGGATACCGGCAAGATCCTTGCCATGGTATCCAAGCCCGATTATAACCCCAATACCCTGGCTGAAGACTGGAGTCATCTGGTGGCGGAGGAGAACACTTCAGCACAGTTATTAAACCGTGCGACTCAGGGACTTTACCCTCCGGGGTCCACCTTTAAGATAATTACGGCATTGGAATATATAAAGGAAAATCCGTCCAATTATAATGATTATACCTTTGACTGCAAAGGGATTTATAAAAATGGGGATTATACCATACGGTGTTACCATGAGACGGTCCATGGACACCAAAATCTGGAACAGGCATTTGCAAATTCCTGCAACGGAGCATTTTCAAATCTTGGTTTGCAGCTGGACTTAAATGGGTTAAAGAATACTGCGGACCAGCTTCTCTTTAATACGGATCTGGCCTTACCCATTGCAAGCAGCAAAAGCTCTTATACCATGGGAGGCGGCGCTGATACGTGGCAGATCCTTCAGACTGCGATTGGCCAGGGCCAGACTCAGATCACACCCATTCATAATGCCATGATTGTTGCGGCTATTGCCAACGGCGGAACTCTTATGAAGCCTTATTTTATTGACCGGGTGGAGAACGTAGGGGGAGATGTCATTAAGAAATTTATGCCTCAGTCCTATACGAGTCTAATGACTGCCGTGGAAGCTTCTGAATTAACCGAGTTTATGCGGGATGTTGTAACAGAAGGAACAGGCTCCGCTCTTAGGACCGATGCCTATACGGTAGCCGGAAAGACCGGATCTGCGGAATTTGAAAAAGGTAAGGAAACCCATGCTTGGTTTGTGGGATTTGCTCCGGCAGAGCATCCAAGAGTTGTTATAACTGTAATTGCAGAAGAGGCCGGCTCAGGCGGGCAGGCAGCGGCTCCGATTGCCAGAGCTCTTTTTGATGTATATTTTTCCAAACAATAA
- a CDS encoding NUDIX hydrolase, with amino-acid sequence MIEATSCGGVVIFRGKILVLYKNYKNKYEGWVLPKGTVEAGEEYKETALREVKEETGVSASIIKYIGKSQYSFNTPQDMVEKDVHWYLMMADSYYSKPQREEYFIDSGYYKFHEAYHLLKFSNEKQILEKAYNEYLDLKKSNLWGNKKYF; translated from the coding sequence ATGATAGAAGCAACGAGTTGTGGCGGTGTGGTTATTTTTCGAGGTAAAATTCTGGTTTTATATAAGAATTACAAAAATAAGTATGAAGGTTGGGTTTTGCCAAAGGGAACAGTAGAAGCGGGTGAAGAGTATAAGGAGACGGCTCTCCGGGAAGTAAAGGAAGAGACAGGCGTAAGTGCGTCCATAATCAAATACATTGGAAAGAGCCAGTACTCTTTTAACACACCTCAGGATATGGTGGAGAAGGATGTGCACTGGTATCTAATGATGGCCGACAGCTATTACAGTAAACCACAGCGGGAAGAATATTTTATTGATTCAGGATATTACAAGTTCCATGAAGCGTATCATCTTCTAAAGTTTTCCAACGAAAAACAAATATTGGAAAAGGCCTACAATGAATATCTGGATTTAAAGAAGAGTAATTTGTGGGGCAATAAGAAGTACTTCTGA
- the cysK gene encoding cysteine synthase A, which translates to MENIKKSASELIGHTPLVEFSNYGKKHHVTAAIIAKLEYFNPAGSVKDRAALYMIQDAEKSGTLKHGATIIEPTSGNTGIGIASIAAMRGYRAILTMPETMSVERRNLLKAYGAEIVLTEGSKGMSGAIAKAKELQTEITGSIILGQFDNPSNSRAHYETTGPEIWEDTDGMIDVLIAGVGTGGTITGAGEYLKSKNPEIKVIAVEPAASPVLSGGNPGPHGIQGIGAGFVPSILNTDVYDEIIPVENGDAYETGKEIAQTEGILVGISSSAAVWAAREVAKRPEYAGKRIVVILPDTGDRYLSTPLFT; encoded by the coding sequence ATGGAAAATATCAAGAAAAGTGCATCAGAACTGATCGGCCATACACCCCTGGTAGAGTTCTCCAATTATGGAAAAAAGCACCATGTGACGGCTGCCATTATAGCAAAGCTGGAATATTTTAATCCGGCAGGAAGTGTTAAGGACCGGGCCGCTCTCTATATGATTCAGGATGCAGAAAAGTCCGGCACTTTAAAGCATGGTGCCACGATCATAGAACCGACTTCCGGCAATACGGGCATCGGTATTGCGAGCATAGCTGCTATGAGAGGATACAGAGCGATTCTTACCATGCCGGAGACCATGAGCGTGGAACGGCGCAATCTGTTAAAGGCCTATGGAGCGGAAATTGTATTGACAGAAGGATCAAAGGGAATGTCCGGCGCCATTGCAAAGGCGAAAGAGCTGCAAACAGAAATAACCGGTTCCATTATTCTGGGACAGTTTGATAATCCGTCCAATTCCAGGGCTCATTATGAAACAACCGGCCCGGAAATATGGGAAGATACCGATGGTATGATCGATGTTCTTATAGCTGGTGTGGGAACCGGAGGTACCATTACCGGAGCAGGAGAATATTTAAAAAGCAAAAATCCTGAGATAAAGGTGATAGCAGTAGAACCTGCCGCATCGCCGGTTCTTTCCGGCGGAAATCCTGGACCTCATGGAATTCAGGGAATCGGAGCCGGATTTGTCCCGTCGATCTTAAATACAGATGTTTACGATGAGATCATACCGGTGGAAAATGGAGATGCATACGAGACGGGAAAGGAAATCGCGCAAACAGAAGGGATTTTAGTGGGAATTTCTTCCTCTGCAGCCGTATGGGCAGCCAGGGAAGTTGCGAAACGTCCGGAATATGCCGGAAAAAGGATTGTTGTAATTCTTCCCGATACAGGGGACAGATACTTATCCACCCCTTTGTTTACCTGA
- a CDS encoding 5'-3' exonuclease — MSERKFVVVDGSSMLSTCYYAVLPREIMFAKSEEEKQKHYDRILHAKDGTYTNAIFGMLKMVVSLMKKQQPDHIAFVFDKTRDTFRRELYPDYKGTRGVTPEPLKSQFVLMEEILKDVGFQVLLSEQYEADDYAGSLVMKFREEISMILLTKDHDYLQLVNDEYNVRAWMVQSRQEKADELYKKYYSFYGVKKDEVNLPEKVFEYTSNTVLIEEGVRPEQIADLKGIQGDPSDNIPGVKGVSSAAPPLLREYGTVEEIYRSIHEAESDKKSLKALQDFWKNELGITRSPYKSMTKTSEEELCGEKAALLSKTLATMKMDIPIDMELEDFSAKAYQEEKVKKWLKSLDIKEASIFGTGK, encoded by the coding sequence ATGTCTGAAAGAAAATTTGTAGTCGTTGACGGTTCCTCTATGCTGTCGACCTGTTATTACGCGGTTTTACCAAGGGAGATCATGTTTGCAAAGTCAGAGGAGGAGAAACAGAAGCATTATGATAGGATCCTTCATGCAAAGGATGGCACTTATACCAACGCTATTTTCGGTATGCTTAAGATGGTGGTATCTCTGATGAAAAAGCAGCAGCCGGATCACATAGCCTTTGTATTTGACAAAACCAGGGATACATTTCGAAGAGAGCTGTACCCCGATTATAAAGGAACCCGGGGAGTGACTCCGGAGCCGTTAAAGAGCCAGTTTGTCCTGATGGAAGAGATCTTAAAAGACGTGGGCTTTCAGGTGCTTTTAAGTGAACAGTATGAAGCGGATGATTATGCCGGAAGCCTGGTTATGAAATTCCGGGAGGAGATTTCCATGATCCTTCTGACTAAGGACCACGATTATCTCCAGCTGGTAAACGATGAATACAATGTCCGTGCGTGGATGGTTCAGTCACGGCAGGAGAAAGCGGATGAGCTGTACAAAAAATATTATTCTTTTTACGGTGTAAAAAAAGATGAAGTCAACCTTCCTGAAAAGGTTTTTGAATATACCTCTAACACGGTGCTTATTGAAGAGGGTGTCCGGCCGGAGCAGATTGCAGATTTAAAGGGAATCCAGGGAGATCCTTCTGATAATATCCCGGGAGTAAAGGGAGTCAGCAGTGCGGCGCCTCCGCTTCTTCGGGAATATGGCACAGTGGAAGAGATATACCGTTCCATTCACGAGGCTGAGTCTGATAAAAAGAGCCTGAAAGCACTCCAGGATTTCTGGAAAAATGAATTGGGAATCACCCGTTCTCCTTATAAATCGATGACAAAGACCAGCGAAGAAGAATTGTGCGGGGAAAAGGCGGCCCTGCTTTCTAAAACCCTGGCGACCATGAAAATGGATATTCCTATTGATATGGAGCTTGAGGATTTTTCTGCAAAAGCCTATCAGGAGGAAAAAGTCAAAAAATGGCTTAAATCCCTTGATATAAAAGAAGCTTCCATTTTTGGCACCGGAAAATGA
- a CDS encoding YihY/virulence factor BrkB family protein, with the protein MIRFLLRCKQIYDKYSRDEMTVYAAQASFFTIIAAFPFMMLLLALIQLIPSITKANLLQLMITIIPSTLEMNSLIVSVIDDLYTNSPVAVLSATAVAAIWSASKGMLSIERGLNRVFGQEKKRNYIVTRIICAVYTIIFMIICLLTLVLLVLGGTIQSFMNHHFPLLAEITQYVLTFRTMLVFMMTICFAVLYTYVPEKKQHFLSQLPGAAFCTLGWIASSFAFSIYFNNFGNYSVMYGSLTAIVLLMLWIYACVCILFYGAEINYYYSLNWREHMRS; encoded by the coding sequence ATGATTCGATTTTTATTGCGCTGTAAACAAATCTATGATAAATACAGCAGGGATGAAATGACTGTATATGCAGCCCAGGCCTCCTTCTTCACCATTATAGCAGCATTTCCCTTTATGATGCTTTTACTGGCATTGATACAGCTCATCCCATCCATTACGAAAGCAAATTTACTCCAGCTTATGATTACGATCATCCCAAGTACACTGGAAATGAACAGCTTAATCGTATCTGTTATCGATGACCTTTATACGAATTCTCCGGTAGCTGTCTTATCCGCGACCGCAGTGGCTGCCATATGGTCCGCTTCCAAGGGGATGCTTAGCATTGAACGGGGATTAAACCGGGTATTTGGCCAGGAGAAAAAACGAAACTATATCGTGACCAGGATCATCTGCGCCGTTTATACCATTATTTTTATGATTATCTGTCTCCTGACCCTTGTTCTGCTGGTCCTTGGAGGTACCATTCAGAGCTTTATGAACCACCACTTTCCGCTGCTGGCCGAGATCACCCAGTATGTTCTTACGTTTCGTACCATGCTCGTTTTCATGATGACGATCTGCTTTGCTGTCCTTTATACTTATGTTCCGGAAAAAAAGCAACATTTTTTAAGCCAGCTGCCCGGAGCCGCCTTTTGTACCTTGGGTTGGATCGCTTCTTCTTTTGCGTTTTCCATTTATTTTAATAACTTCGGCAATTACTCGGTCATGTACGGAAGCCTTACAGCCATTGTGCTGTTAATGCTGTGGATTTATGCCTGTGTCTGCATCCTGTTTTATGGTGCTGAAATCAATTACTATTATTCTTTAAACTGGAGGGAGCATATGCGCTCTTAA
- a CDS encoding carboxypeptidase M32 — translation MSKSYEILSSLLEKTMALQTSLVLFEWDNETLAPEGAGSYTSRVIGALSEEYYRVITGDEMEKAIADCEEDKSLSDVERAIVKGAKEAREELVCIPSNEYRENAQLIAEAARIWSKAKKEEDFDSFAPTLEKVIGFKKKFASYRKKAGQKLYDVILDEFEKGFNMELLDEFFSRLKEEIVPLLKEIKENGKNIDDSFLSGGYPEEKQREMAHYLAEYVGFDFTKGVLSESAHPFTTNLHNHDVRITTSYREKMDNAMFSVIHEAGHGIYELGISDEITQTPVGQGTSMGMHESQSRFFENIIGRSQAFWTPLYGKLQELYSEELKGISIEQFMDAVNKVQPSFIRTEADELTYNLHIMIRYEIEKMIMEEDVDLKKLPEIWADKYEEYLGVRPENPSEGILQDIHWSQGLIGYFPSYALGNAFGAQLYYHMRKEMDFDELLVSGKLDVIRDYLREHIHKFGKLKTSREILKDTTGEDFTPEYFIQYLKEKYYSLYELS, via the coding sequence ATGAGCAAATCTTATGAGATTTTGTCCTCTTTGCTTGAAAAGACTATGGCACTTCAAACTTCCCTCGTTCTTTTTGAATGGGATAATGAAACTCTTGCACCGGAAGGTGCCGGTTCCTACACTTCAAGGGTAATCGGTGCGCTCTCTGAGGAATATTACAGGGTTATAACAGGGGATGAGATGGAAAAAGCCATTGCCGACTGCGAGGAAGATAAGAGCCTGTCTGATGTGGAACGGGCCATTGTCAAGGGAGCAAAGGAAGCCAGAGAAGAATTGGTGTGTATTCCGTCAAATGAGTACCGGGAAAATGCCCAGCTCATAGCTGAGGCAGCCAGAATCTGGTCAAAGGCAAAAAAAGAGGAAGATTTTGATTCCTTTGCACCGACACTTGAAAAAGTAATCGGATTTAAAAAGAAGTTTGCTTCTTACCGGAAGAAGGCAGGCCAGAAGCTTTATGATGTTATATTGGATGAGTTTGAAAAAGGATTTAATATGGAGCTTTTGGATGAGTTTTTCAGCCGTCTGAAAGAAGAAATTGTTCCCCTTTTAAAAGAAATAAAGGAGAATGGAAAGAACATTGATGATTCCTTTTTATCAGGCGGTTATCCTGAGGAAAAGCAAAGAGAGATGGCACACTATCTCGCGGAATATGTTGGTTTTGACTTTACAAAGGGTGTGCTTTCAGAAAGTGCCCACCCATTTACGACAAATCTCCATAATCACGATGTGAGAATTACGACCAGTTATCGTGAGAAGATGGATAACGCTATGTTCTCTGTGATCCATGAAGCCGGTCACGGAATTTATGAACTGGGAATCAGTGATGAGATCACCCAGACACCGGTAGGGCAGGGGACCTCCATGGGAATGCATGAATCCCAGTCCCGGTTTTTTGAGAATATCATCGGCCGCAGCCAGGCTTTCTGGACCCCTCTTTATGGAAAGCTTCAGGAACTTTATTCTGAAGAATTAAAGGGAATCTCCATTGAGCAGTTTATGGATGCAGTCAATAAGGTGCAGCCAAGCTTTATCCGGACAGAGGCCGACGAACTTACCTATAATCTTCATATTATGATTCGCTATGAAATTGAGAAAATGATTATGGAAGAAGATGTGGACTTAAAGAAGCTTCCGGAAATCTGGGCAGATAAATATGAAGAATATCTTGGAGTACGACCGGAAAATCCATCAGAGGGAATCCTGCAGGACATCCACTGGTCTCAGGGGTTAATCGGTTATTTCCCGTCTTATGCCCTGGGAAATGCTTTTGGAGCGCAGTTATATTACCATATGAGAAAAGAAATGGATTTTGACGAGCTTCTTGTAAGTGGAAAGCTTGATGTTATAAGAGATTATTTAAGAGAACATATCCACAAGTTTGGTAAGTTGAAAACCAGCCGTGAGATATTAAAAGATACTACTGGAGAGGATTTTACCCCGGAATATTTCATTCAGTACCTGAAAGAAAAGTATTACAGCCTGTATGAGCTTTCATAA